A genomic stretch from Ureibacillus composti includes:
- a CDS encoding SRPBCC domain-containing protein — protein sequence MTNQIKVTHTFNAPRELVFKALTSSEHLMNWWGPKGWTFEVHKSDFHPGGVFHYSQKPADGSVMWVKFVYKEIIEPEKIVYSSFFSDEEGNAIRAPFDENWPMEILNTITLNEDEGKTTLTMIIAPVSRTEEENKTFEDSKEMAQEGYSGTYDQLDEYLTKI from the coding sequence ATGACAAATCAAATCAAAGTAACTCATACTTTCAATGCTCCACGTGAACTTGTATTTAAGGCATTAACTAGCTCAGAACACCTAATGAATTGGTGGGGTCCAAAAGGTTGGACTTTTGAGGTTCATAAATCTGATTTCCATCCAGGCGGTGTCTTTCACTACAGCCAGAAACCTGCTGACGGGAGCGTAATGTGGGTTAAGTTTGTATACAAAGAAATTATAGAACCGGAGAAAATTGTTTACAGCAGTTTCTTTTCTGATGAAGAAGGAAACGCCATACGTGCACCTTTTGACGAAAATTGGCCAATGGAAATCCTGAACACCATTACATTAAACGAGGACGAAGGGAAAACAACTCTTACGATGATTATTGCTCCTGTATCTCGGACTGAGGAAGAGAATAAAACCTTCGAGGATTCAAAAGAGATGGCTCAAGAAGGTTATTCTGGTACTTATGATCAATTAGATGAGTATTTAACAAAGATATAA
- a CDS encoding IS1182 family transposase produces MLKDKDMQLSIYSVLYNRIPENHIFRVLRDEIDFSFINKELENTYSKYYGRPAKEPELMVKLLVLQRLYDLSDERVIEEASLNLAHMYFLGINPEDELPHPSLLAKFRKNKLEDTLTIDEIIVCIVNQCVEKGILKGTGISIDTTHTEANTFKCTSERVMKRLAKKIFRTMEKEEIEVPEGLHQDIPNYKSIEDPKEAKETMKSFLEETIKTVEENIDLGNCPKTKEIIANAKEILEDPKFLVQKGVRSLVDQDARVGHKSKTSHFFGYKTEFMMTTEDRIITAVHVGSGAYVDGTKFEELLYLTQKSGVTIEEVYGDKAYFRKPILDNIREVDAKAYIPVSEMAYRIDEDLYSYNKDSDEWFCIQGNQTVKKVFKTRKNGRQTYRYYFEKEKCRTCPLRAECIKDSTVGRILEVGINTPEFYGYSQDQKTDEFKEKYKNRACHEWKNGEMKNFHGLDRAKGYGLKSMALQAKLTALAVNLKRIAAILSSKKASKVDFSITFSRFIDEIDNLRKICA; encoded by the coding sequence ATGCTTAAAGACAAAGATATGCAATTAAGCATTTACTCAGTATTATACAATAGAATTCCAGAAAATCATATATTTAGAGTGCTTCGTGATGAAATTGACTTTAGTTTTATAAATAAAGAACTAGAAAATACTTATAGTAAGTATTATGGTAGACCAGCCAAAGAACCAGAATTAATGGTAAAACTTTTAGTTTTACAAAGACTCTACGATTTATCGGATGAAAGAGTGATAGAAGAAGCTTCTTTAAACCTTGCCCACATGTATTTTTTAGGTATTAATCCAGAGGATGAACTACCACATCCAAGTCTTTTGGCAAAATTCCGTAAAAATAAATTAGAAGATACATTAACTATTGATGAAATCATTGTATGTATTGTAAACCAATGTGTAGAAAAAGGGATTCTAAAAGGAACTGGAATTAGTATTGATACGACTCATACTGAAGCAAATACATTTAAATGTACTTCAGAAAGAGTGATGAAACGACTAGCTAAGAAAATATTTAGAACCATGGAAAAAGAAGAGATTGAAGTCCCTGAGGGACTTCACCAAGATATTCCTAATTATAAAAGTATTGAGGATCCAAAAGAGGCTAAAGAAACTATGAAAAGTTTCCTTGAGGAAACTATCAAAACAGTAGAGGAAAACATAGATTTAGGAAACTGCCCTAAAACAAAAGAGATTATAGCTAATGCAAAAGAAATATTAGAAGATCCTAAATTTTTAGTTCAAAAAGGTGTTCGTTCTCTTGTAGATCAAGACGCAAGAGTTGGTCATAAGAGTAAAACCTCTCACTTCTTCGGATACAAAACAGAGTTTATGATGACAACAGAGGATCGTATTATTACTGCCGTGCATGTTGGCTCTGGTGCTTATGTCGATGGAACAAAGTTCGAAGAGTTATTGTATTTAACCCAAAAAAGTGGCGTTACAATTGAAGAGGTCTATGGTGATAAAGCATATTTTAGAAAACCAATACTTGATAATATACGTGAAGTGGACGCTAAAGCATACATACCAGTAAGTGAAATGGCCTATAGGATTGATGAAGATTTATATAGCTATAATAAAGACTCGGATGAATGGTTCTGTATCCAAGGGAATCAAACCGTAAAAAAAGTATTCAAAACCCGTAAAAATGGAAGACAAACGTATCGCTATTATTTTGAGAAAGAGAAATGTAGAACTTGCCCGCTAAGGGCGGAATGTATTAAAGATTCTACAGTAGGAAGAATACTGGAAGTTGGAATAAATACTCCAGAATTCTATGGATATAGCCAGGACCAAAAAACAGACGAGTTCAAAGAGAAATATAAAAATAGAGCTTGTCATGAATGGAAAAATGGGGAAATGAAGAATTTCCACGGATTAGATCGTGCCAAAGGGTACGGTCTAAAAAGCATGGCCTTACAAGCTAAATTAACTGCCTTAGCAGTAAATTTAAAGAGGATAGCAGCAATACTATCCTCTAAAAAAGCTTCTAAAGTCGACTTCTCAATCACTTTTTCGAGATTCATCGACGAAATTGATAATTTACGTAAAATATGTGCTTGA
- a CDS encoding carbon starvation protein A: protein MNALSIVIGAICVLVIGYRLYGYFFTKKVLKINDNTPTPAHKLNDGKDYVPTNKWVAFGHHFAAIAAAGPLVGPVLAAQFGYLPGLLWLLIGAVIGGAVHDAVVLFASMRRQGKSLSEVMKEELGPVAGFCTGLAMLFIITITMAGLSMVVLGALERNPWGTFAVAITIPIAMLVGIAYKKTGNLVVTSAIGFILLLIGVFVGPYIQGTAIGDFLTFDRQTLAIILPIYAFFAAALPVWFLLAPRDYLSSFMKIGVFIALIIGVFFVNPVIQFPAVTEFVHGGGPIIAGPVWPFVSITIACGAISGFHAFIGSGTTPKMLNKWEDIRVVGFGAMLVESLVGVMALIAATALHPGDYFAINAAPAVFATLGMEVVNLPALSQSVGIDLEGRTGGAVSLAVGMTQIFTGIPWFSGLSSYFYQFVIMFEAVFILTAIDAGTRVARYLIQDFLGDVVKPLKRTDWLPGTIFASALACLMWGYLLYSGEIGPIWALFGVSNQLMASIGLVLGATVILKMADKRIYVLTCIIPLVYLYITVNVAGIWMVKNVYWNSAAAGYSVLNGILSITMLILGLIIVITALKSWIQLWNSPRFLRQKVAKGT from the coding sequence ATGAATGCATTATCTATTGTAATTGGTGCTATTTGTGTACTGGTGATTGGTTACCGATTATATGGTTATTTTTTCACGAAAAAAGTGTTGAAAATCAATGATAATACACCTACTCCTGCACATAAATTAAATGATGGAAAAGATTATGTACCGACTAATAAATGGGTTGCATTTGGCCATCACTTTGCTGCAATTGCTGCTGCTGGTCCACTTGTAGGGCCTGTTTTAGCTGCTCAATTTGGTTATTTACCAGGTCTCTTATGGTTGTTAATTGGTGCGGTAATTGGTGGAGCAGTTCATGATGCAGTGGTGTTATTTGCTTCCATGAGACGACAAGGTAAATCACTTTCAGAGGTTATGAAAGAAGAACTGGGCCCAGTGGCAGGTTTTTGTACGGGTCTAGCCATGCTGTTTATTATTACCATTACAATGGCTGGCTTGTCGATGGTTGTTCTTGGGGCATTAGAAAGAAATCCATGGGGTACATTTGCAGTTGCGATTACGATTCCAATTGCTATGCTTGTCGGAATTGCGTATAAAAAAACCGGGAATTTAGTCGTAACCTCAGCAATTGGTTTTATTTTATTATTAATTGGTGTCTTTGTTGGGCCATATATTCAAGGAACTGCAATTGGTGATTTCTTGACATTCGATCGTCAAACATTAGCTATCATTTTACCTATTTATGCATTCTTTGCAGCTGCCTTACCTGTGTGGTTTTTACTGGCTCCACGAGATTATTTAAGTAGTTTCATGAAAATTGGTGTGTTTATTGCATTAATCATTGGAGTCTTCTTTGTGAACCCAGTTATCCAATTCCCAGCAGTTACTGAGTTCGTTCACGGTGGAGGGCCAATTATTGCGGGACCTGTTTGGCCGTTTGTTTCTATTACAATCGCGTGTGGTGCAATTTCTGGATTCCATGCATTCATAGGGTCAGGAACAACACCAAAAATGTTAAATAAATGGGAAGACATTCGTGTAGTAGGATTTGGCGCTATGCTTGTTGAAAGTTTAGTAGGTGTGATGGCGCTTATAGCTGCAACAGCACTGCATCCAGGTGACTACTTTGCAATTAATGCAGCACCTGCAGTCTTTGCAACATTAGGTATGGAAGTAGTCAACTTACCGGCACTTTCTCAAAGTGTTGGAATAGATTTAGAAGGACGTACGGGTGGTGCGGTATCTCTTGCAGTAGGGATGACACAAATTTTCACAGGAATTCCTTGGTTTAGTGGATTATCATCCTACTTCTATCAGTTTGTCATTATGTTTGAGGCAGTATTTATTTTAACAGCCATTGATGCAGGGACACGAGTTGCCCGCTATTTAATTCAAGACTTCTTAGGAGACGTTGTAAAACCACTAAAGCGGACAGATTGGCTTCCTGGTACTATATTTGCTAGTGCATTAGCTTGTTTAATGTGGGGCTATTTATTGTACTCAGGTGAAATTGGTCCAATCTGGGCGTTATTTGGGGTATCAAATCAATTGATGGCCTCAATTGGCTTAGTACTTGGTGCAACCGTTATTTTAAAAATGGCTGATAAACGAATCTATGTTTTAACCTGTATTATTCCTTTAGTATATTTATATATTACGGTCAATGTGGCAGGAATTTGGATGGTTAAAAATGTTTATTGGAACAGTGCCGCAGCCGGATATTCTGTTTTAAATGGAATACTATCGATCACTATGCTGATACTGGGTCTAATTATTGTCATCACGGCTTTAAAAAGTTGGATTCAGCTTTGGAATAGTCCGAGATTCCTACGTCAAAAAGTGGCAAAAGGGACATAG
- a CDS encoding NUDIX domain-containing protein: MGRDRGKVWLGAAGVVINANGQWLVVKKRYSGLKGVWSLPAGFVKEGETADEAVVREVEEETGIECEVTGLIGLRTGVIRGVISDNMAIFYCKPIDPDQKITIQEIELFEAKWISIEEIVHGGEASVMLREMASNELVKHQLFRKDDINPGEVFEYSTYRLFFNN; encoded by the coding sequence ATGGGACGAGATCGAGGGAAAGTGTGGCTTGGGGCAGCTGGAGTTGTGATTAACGCGAATGGTCAATGGCTAGTTGTGAAAAAACGCTACAGTGGACTTAAAGGAGTGTGGTCATTACCTGCAGGGTTTGTTAAGGAAGGTGAGACTGCAGATGAGGCAGTGGTTCGGGAAGTAGAAGAAGAAACAGGTATTGAATGTGAAGTAACAGGATTGATTGGATTAAGGACAGGGGTTATCAGAGGGGTTATTAGTGACAATATGGCAATATTTTATTGCAAACCAATTGATCCGGATCAAAAAATCACAATTCAAGAAATTGAATTATTTGAGGCAAAATGGATATCAATCGAAGAGATTGTTCACGGTGGCGAGGCATCGGTAATGCTTAGAGAAATGGCAAGTAATGAACTTGTAAAACATCAACTATTTCGAAAAGATGACATTAACCCAGGAGAAGTTTTTGAATACTCGACTTATCGACTATTTTTCAATAATTAG
- a CDS encoding iron-sulfur cluster assembly accessory protein, translated as MTNEKQVIELTESAAFRVKEMQKHNEEEGSFLRVAVHGGGCSGLSYGMNFDQNKSEDDFLDEQHGLKIIVSREDAPILMGTKIDYKQSLMGGGFTIVNPNAIASCGCGTSFRTAKVEGTPEVCE; from the coding sequence ATGACAAATGAAAAACAAGTTATTGAGTTAACAGAATCAGCAGCATTTCGAGTGAAAGAAATGCAAAAACATAATGAAGAAGAAGGTTCATTCCTAAGAGTTGCTGTTCATGGTGGCGGATGTAGTGGTCTTTCATATGGTATGAATTTCGATCAAAATAAATCAGAAGATGATTTTCTTGATGAACAACATGGATTAAAAATTATTGTTTCCCGCGAAGATGCACCAATCTTAATGGGAACGAAAATTGATTATAAGCAATCACTAATGGGTGGAGGATTCACAATTGTTAACCCAAATGCGATTGCATCATGTGGCTGCGGTACGTCATTTAGAACAGCTAAAGTTGAAGGTACGCCAGAAGTTTGTGAATAA
- a CDS encoding DUF2225 domain-containing protein, translated as MEISPFYEKKVVCLNCKETFPTLKVRSKFIKVAHSDSDFRPIYSDSNVNALFYNVFVCEHCGFSFTEDFSKYFAPGIKEEIERKITQKWVPHSFSGERTITQALQAYQLALVCGSIKKEKFVALAGLALRIGWLYRALENVMQEQRFLSLARDLYIDCYSTEDFAGTPMSATRVTYMIAELSRRIGDLETATRYFSKVIENQRIGGEAKLIEMAKDQWQFVREEREKLRKAQ; from the coding sequence ATGGAAATATCACCGTTTTATGAAAAAAAAGTGGTTTGCTTAAATTGTAAAGAAACATTTCCCACATTAAAGGTTCGATCTAAATTTATTAAGGTAGCTCATTCGGATAGCGATTTTCGTCCTATATATTCTGATTCAAATGTGAATGCATTATTCTATAATGTTTTTGTTTGTGAACATTGCGGATTTTCTTTTACTGAAGATTTCTCAAAATATTTTGCACCTGGTATAAAGGAAGAAATCGAACGTAAAATTACACAGAAGTGGGTTCCCCATAGTTTTAGTGGTGAGCGTACTATTACACAAGCACTTCAAGCTTATCAACTCGCACTCGTTTGTGGGTCAATTAAAAAAGAGAAATTTGTTGCACTTGCTGGCCTAGCACTTCGTATAGGTTGGTTATACCGCGCATTAGAAAATGTTATGCAAGAACAACGCTTTTTATCATTAGCACGTGACCTCTACATTGACTGTTATTCAACTGAGGATTTTGCTGGAACGCCTATGTCAGCAACACGTGTCACATATATGATTGCAGAACTTTCAAGACGTATTGGAGATTTAGAAACTGCAACTAGATACTTCTCTAAGGTAATTGAAAACCAACGAATTGGTGGAGAAGCAAAATTGATTGAAATGGCTAAAGATCAATGGCAATTTGTTCGTGAAGAACGAGAAAAACTTAGGAAAGCTCAGTAA
- a CDS encoding NifU family protein produces the protein MTELEQKEQVQEVLDKLRPFLLRDGGDCELVDVEDGIVRLRLLGACGSCPSSTITLKAGIERALLEEVPGIIEVEQVF, from the coding sequence ATGACAGAATTAGAACAAAAAGAACAAGTACAAGAAGTTTTAGATAAATTACGTCCGTTCTTATTACGCGACGGTGGAGACTGTGAATTAGTAGATGTTGAGGATGGCATTGTAAGACTTCGCCTATTAGGTGCATGTGGTAGCTGCCCAAGTTCAACAATCACACTTAAAGCTGGAATTGAGCGTGCTCTTTTAGAAGAGGTACCAGGAATTATCGAAGTAGAACAAGTATTTTAA
- a CDS encoding YuzD family protein, producing MKTQKPIIEIFGTEIICASCVNAPSSIDTYEWLQAAISRKYPNQPFSIRYIDIEKPTENDRDQEWATRILDDEFFYPLVLINDEVIGEGYIQLKPVFAALEKLGFTAEE from the coding sequence TTGAAAACTCAGAAACCAATAATAGAAATATTTGGTACAGAAATCATTTGTGCAAGTTGTGTGAATGCACCATCTTCAATTGATACATATGAATGGCTTCAAGCAGCCATTAGCCGAAAGTATCCAAATCAACCATTTTCTATTCGTTATATCGATATTGAAAAGCCAACTGAGAATGATCGCGATCAAGAGTGGGCTACTCGTATTCTCGATGATGAGTTCTTCTACCCTCTTGTTTTAATTAATGATGAAGTCATCGGAGAAGGATATATTCAACTGAAACCTGTTTTCGCAGCACTTGAAAAACTCGGGTTCACAGCTGAAGAATAA
- a CDS encoding NAD(P)/FAD-dependent oxidoreductase, protein MKKLVLLGGGYGNMRILLRLLPNGLPGDTEIILIDRTPFHSLKTEFYALAAGTSTDKEIRVDFPENTRLTKVYGEITKIDNQEKCIHLEDGQIIQYDDLVIGLGCEDKYHGVPGAEEYTYSIQTIAKSRITFEKLCGLPQGSSVAIVGAGLSGIELASELRESRSDLDIKLFDRSPRILKDFPEKLSKYVKQWFVKNNVEVIAESNITKVESGRLYNHDQVIEVDSIVWTAGVQPVKIVRDMEVEKDRNGRPIVNQYFTLPNDEHVFVIGDCASSELPASAQLAEEQAERVVRVLKLRWNNQALPETMPEIKLKGFMGALGKKQGFVYLADKTVTGRIARLMKSGFLWMYKRQTDSI, encoded by the coding sequence ATGAAAAAACTGGTTTTATTAGGCGGGGGTTATGGCAATATGCGTATTTTGTTACGCTTATTACCAAATGGATTACCTGGTGATACAGAAATTATTTTAATTGATCGAACACCATTTCATAGTTTAAAAACAGAATTCTATGCACTTGCTGCTGGAACTTCTACTGACAAGGAAATACGTGTAGATTTCCCTGAAAATACAAGATTAACAAAAGTCTATGGCGAAATTACGAAGATTGATAATCAAGAAAAGTGCATACATTTAGAAGATGGTCAAATCATTCAATATGATGACTTAGTAATTGGTTTAGGATGTGAAGATAAGTATCACGGAGTACCTGGTGCTGAAGAATATACTTATAGCATTCAAACTATTGCAAAATCACGTATTACATTTGAAAAGCTTTGCGGGTTACCACAAGGATCTAGTGTAGCAATTGTAGGGGCAGGATTAAGTGGAATTGAACTAGCAAGTGAATTACGTGAAAGTCGTTCGGATTTAGATATTAAATTATTTGACCGTTCACCACGTATATTAAAAGATTTTCCAGAGAAATTAAGTAAATATGTAAAACAGTGGTTCGTTAAAAATAATGTTGAAGTAATTGCAGAATCTAACATAACAAAAGTCGAATCAGGTCGTTTATATAACCACGATCAAGTCATTGAAGTAGATTCTATCGTTTGGACTGCTGGGGTTCAACCAGTAAAAATCGTTCGTGATATGGAAGTGGAAAAAGACCGCAATGGTCGTCCAATCGTTAATCAATACTTTACCTTACCAAATGATGAACATGTGTTTGTGATTGGAGATTGTGCATCTTCCGAGTTACCTGCAAGTGCACAATTAGCCGAGGAACAAGCCGAACGAGTGGTAAGAGTATTAAAGCTACGTTGGAATAATCAAGCATTACCAGAAACAATGCCTGAAATTAAACTTAAAGGATTTATGGGTGCTTTAGGTAAAAAACAAGGGTTTGTTTATTTAGCAGATAAAACTGTTACGGGTCGTATTGCTCGTTTAATGAAATCAGGATTTTTATGGATGTATAAACGACAAACAGACTCAATATAA
- a CDS encoding YuzB family protein, whose protein sequence is MNPLVEFCISNLAKGAQETYEILEKDPNIDVLEYGCLSYCTTCDRSFYAIVNGDIVEAETPEELTKKIYDYIEENPLF, encoded by the coding sequence GTGAATCCATTGGTTGAATTTTGTATTAGTAACCTAGCAAAAGGCGCTCAAGAAACATATGAAATATTAGAAAAGGATCCAAATATTGATGTTCTTGAATATGGTTGCTTAAGTTACTGTACAACATGTGATCGTAGCTTTTATGCCATCGTTAATGGAGATATTGTTGAAGCTGAAACACCAGAGGAATTAACAAAAAAGATTTATGATTACATTGAAGAAAATCCATTATTTTAA
- a CDS encoding TIGR01457 family HAD-type hydrolase: MNNYKAYCFDLDGTVYRGKEGIETAVRFIQNLQKNNLEYYFVTNNSSKTPAQLQEALRNIGLIVEEERIYSSSLATAKYVANHYPEAKIHTIGSDGLRFALKSVGFNHIEDDNPDVVVMGIDRMIDYQKLSKACLAVQRGAKLIGTNEDVKFPDERGFVPGNGSFVRLVANVAAVDPIFIGKPSPVMLEVIQKEHGLDQKEMVMIGDNYDTDILCGIRFGCDTIHVNTGVTNTEMVKQKDKQPTYCIENLDYFNI; encoded by the coding sequence ATGAATAATTATAAAGCCTACTGTTTTGATTTAGACGGTACGGTTTATCGAGGGAAAGAAGGAATCGAAACAGCTGTTCGTTTTATACAAAATCTACAAAAAAATAATCTTGAATATTACTTCGTGACAAATAATTCATCTAAAACTCCTGCACAGTTACAAGAAGCTTTACGCAATATTGGTTTAATTGTAGAGGAAGAGCGAATATATTCAAGTTCACTTGCAACGGCTAAATATGTTGCAAACCACTATCCTGAAGCCAAGATACATACTATTGGTTCAGATGGTTTACGATTTGCTTTAAAATCAGTTGGATTCAATCACATAGAAGATGATAACCCTGATGTTGTTGTAATGGGAATTGATCGAATGATTGACTATCAAAAGCTATCAAAAGCTTGTTTAGCGGTTCAAAGAGGGGCAAAACTAATTGGGACAAATGAAGATGTTAAATTCCCAGATGAACGAGGTTTTGTACCTGGAAACGGTTCTTTTGTAAGATTAGTGGCAAATGTTGCAGCAGTTGATCCAATTTTTATTGGAAAGCCTTCTCCAGTCATGTTAGAAGTTATTCAAAAAGAGCATGGGTTAGATCAAAAAGAGATGGTTATGATAGGCGATAATTACGATACGGATATCCTCTGTGGAATCCGTTTTGGTTGCGATACAATTCATGTGAATACAGGTGTTACGAACACTGAGATGGTAAAACAGAAAGACAAGCAACCAACATATTGTATAGAGAACCTGGATTATTTTAATATTTAA
- a CDS encoding DUF86 domain-containing protein: MYFVDRSKIGATLNYLDKILTLFEEDANWLNDDKSKLALQCIGHNTIEALMDVGNLMIDGFIMRDPGSYEDIIDILIDEKVITEDMENPLKEVVALRKMLVREFINVNDQQVVDVLTSNLPSLKKYSGLVSSYLENELGPVSAFLPENHNE; the protein is encoded by the coding sequence ATGTATTTTGTAGATCGAAGTAAAATTGGTGCAACATTAAACTATTTGGATAAAATTTTAACGTTATTTGAGGAAGATGCCAATTGGTTAAATGATGATAAATCTAAATTAGCACTACAATGTATTGGTCATAATACGATCGAAGCGTTAATGGATGTAGGAAATCTAATGATTGATGGCTTTATTATGCGCGACCCAGGAAGCTATGAAGACATTATCGATATTTTAATCGATGAGAAAGTGATTACTGAGGACATGGAAAACCCATTAAAAGAAGTAGTTGCTTTACGCAAAATGCTTGTTCGTGAATTCATCAATGTAAATGATCAACAGGTTGTTGATGTGTTGACAAGCAACCTACCATCTTTGAAAAAGTATTCGGGCCTTGTTTCAAGCTACTTAGAAAATGAATTAGGACCTGTTTCTGCATTTTTACCGGAGAACCATAATGAATAA
- a CDS encoding DUF3055 domain-containing protein: MERFFLYDDVEDTKTRFVSFTGKRLRYDLAIMQSNRFFGKVLVLDMQFNRFAIIGTDDLEEPGYLEHVFNRTEEEAEDLREYLIELLA; the protein is encoded by the coding sequence ATGGAACGTTTTTTCTTATATGATGATGTTGAAGATACAAAAACACGATTTGTAAGTTTCACAGGTAAAAGACTGCGTTATGACTTAGCGATTATGCAGTCAAATCGCTTTTTTGGAAAAGTTTTAGTTTTAGATATGCAATTTAACCGTTTTGCAATAATCGGTACAGATGACCTTGAAGAACCGGGATATTTAGAACATGTTTTTAATCGAACAGAAGAAGAAGCGGAAGATCTTAGAGAATATTTAATAGAATTATTAGCATAG
- a CDS encoding YutD family protein, with the protein MIVAEGYAYEILENVRDGFKEDVFLSRFSDILTKYDYIVGDWGYGQLRLKGFFEDKNHKATFDTKISSVEDYLYEYCNFGCAYFILRKTGKAPKQLESTTHVESAVNEEIQEGIEQ; encoded by the coding sequence ATGATTGTTGCAGAAGGATATGCATACGAAATCTTAGAAAATGTGCGTGATGGTTTTAAAGAAGATGTATTCCTTTCACGATTCTCTGACATTTTAACAAAGTATGATTATATCGTCGGTGATTGGGGATATGGTCAACTTAGACTAAAAGGATTCTTTGAAGATAAAAACCACAAAGCAACGTTTGATACAAAGATTAGCAGTGTAGAAGATTATTTATATGAGTACTGTAATTTTGGCTGCGCATATTTTATTTTACGAAAAACAGGTAAAGCTCCAAAACAACTTGAGTCAACTACACATGTAGAATCAGCTGTAAATGAAGAAATTCAAGAGGGAATAGAACAATAA
- the lipA gene encoding lipoyl synthase: MTSCKPTNNKEILRKPEWLKIKLNTNDEYKGLKKLMREKNLHTVCEEARCPNIHECWGERRTATMMILGAVCTRACRFCAVKTGLPNELDLAEPERVADSVEIMNLKHVVITMVARDDLKDGGAGVLAETIRAIRRKTPQTSVEVLPSDLGGVEENLQMVMDAKPDILNHNIETVRRLTPRVRARAKYDRSLEFLRRAKEMQPDIPTKSSLMIGLGETWDEIIEVMDDLRANNVDIMTIGQYLQPSKKHLAVQKYYTPLEFGKLRKIAMDKGFKHCEAGPLVRSSYHADEQVNEATKERQLQAEA, translated from the coding sequence ATGACTTCTTGTAAACCTACTAACAATAAAGAAATTTTACGTAAACCTGAATGGTTAAAAATAAAGTTAAATACGAACGACGAATATAAGGGTCTAAAAAAATTAATGCGTGAGAAAAACCTTCATACAGTTTGTGAGGAAGCACGTTGTCCAAATATCCACGAATGTTGGGGAGAGCGTAGAACAGCAACAATGATGATTTTAGGTGCAGTTTGTACACGTGCTTGTCGTTTTTGTGCAGTTAAAACTGGATTGCCAAATGAATTAGATTTGGCAGAACCAGAACGCGTAGCCGATTCTGTTGAAATCATGAATTTAAAACACGTAGTAATTACAATGGTTGCACGTGATGATTTAAAAGATGGTGGAGCAGGAGTTTTAGCTGAAACAATTCGCGCAATTCGTCGCAAAACACCTCAAACATCCGTTGAAGTTTTACCTTCTGATTTAGGTGGAGTAGAAGAAAACTTACAAATGGTAATGGACGCAAAACCAGATATTTTAAACCATAATATAGAAACAGTACGTCGTTTAACTCCAAGAGTTCGTGCACGTGCAAAATATGATCGTTCACTTGAATTTTTAAGAAGAGCGAAAGAAATGCAACCTGATATTCCAACAAAGTCTTCTTTAATGATTGGATTAGGTGAAACGTGGGATGAAATTATTGAAGTAATGGATGATCTTCGTGCAAATAATGTGGATATCATGACTATTGGTCAATATTTGCAACCATCTAAGAAACATCTAGCAGTACAAAAATATTATACACCTCTAGAATTTGGTAAACTTCGTAAAATTGCAATGGATAAAGGGTTCAAGCATTGCGAAGCTGGTCCGTTAGTTCGTAGTAGTTATCATGCTGATGAGCAAGTAAATGAAGCAACAAAAGAGAGACAGCTACAAGCAGAAGCGTAA